A window from Exiguobacterium marinum DSM 16307 encodes these proteins:
- a CDS encoding amidohydrolase, with protein sequence MSHLLIRNAHVYPITAPHFYGDLRVRDGKIIEMAELLEPLDDENVIEAEGNFLFPGFIDAHTHLGLYDEGTGSVGNDANETVEAMTPHARAIDGVYPLDEGFQEALMAGVTAVQVMPGSMNVIGGVTSVIKTHGRYIDDMIVRRHAGLKMALGENPKRIHSMGKTGDLTRMGIMGLLREAFRTVGSTKTIGTFGSQMIQLALNREMPIRVHAHRADDILSVVRFAKEFDLDFRIEHCTEGHLVAKKLQELGVKHVTVGPTFTRKSKIELQNKTWETYRVLHEHGMIVSITTDHPYTPVQYLNLCAGLAAREGLPVDVALRGITINPAESLGVDDRIGSLEVGKDADLVLWNHFPLDYLAKPIMTIVNGEVVYKTERAETHHEVE encoded by the coding sequence GTGAGTCACTTACTTATTCGAAATGCCCATGTTTATCCGATTACCGCACCTCACTTTTACGGAGACCTTCGTGTTCGAGACGGCAAAATCATCGAAATGGCTGAATTGCTTGAGCCACTTGACGATGAGAACGTCATCGAGGCGGAAGGAAACTTCTTATTCCCTGGTTTCATCGATGCCCATACCCATCTTGGCTTATATGATGAAGGGACCGGGTCCGTCGGAAACGACGCTAATGAAACAGTAGAAGCGATGACTCCTCATGCCCGTGCGATTGATGGTGTTTATCCACTGGACGAAGGTTTTCAGGAAGCGCTGATGGCAGGGGTGACTGCCGTACAAGTCATGCCAGGTAGCATGAACGTCATCGGTGGTGTGACAAGTGTCATCAAAACGCACGGTCGCTATATTGATGACATGATTGTCCGACGTCATGCCGGACTGAAGATGGCGCTCGGTGAAAACCCAAAACGGATTCATAGTATGGGAAAAACGGGGGACTTAACACGAATGGGTATTATGGGATTGCTTCGTGAAGCGTTCCGCACGGTCGGGTCGACCAAGACGATTGGAACTTTCGGCAGTCAGATGATTCAACTCGCTCTCAATCGTGAAATGCCAATTCGTGTTCATGCACACCGAGCCGACGATATCCTATCTGTCGTACGTTTCGCAAAAGAGTTTGACCTCGACTTTCGAATCGAGCATTGTACGGAAGGTCACCTCGTCGCTAAAAAGTTACAGGAACTCGGTGTGAAACACGTCACCGTCGGACCGACGTTCACTCGAAAATCGAAAATCGAGCTCCAAAATAAGACGTGGGAGACGTATCGTGTTCTACATGAACATGGCATGATCGTTTCGATTACGACCGATCATCCGTACACGCCTGTTCAATACTTAAATTTATGCGCAGGACTTGCGGCTCGTGAAGGCTTACCGGTTGATGTCGCTTTACGAGGAATCACCATCAATCCTGCTGAATCATTAGGTGTTGACGACCGCATCGGCTCACTAGAAGTCGGGAAAGACGCCGATCTCGTGCTGTGGAATCACTTCCCCCTCGACTACTTGGCGAAGCCGATTATGACGATTGTAAACGGCGAAGTCGTCTACAAAACGGAGCGTGCCGAAACGCATCATGAGGTCGAATAA
- a CDS encoding TIGR01777 family oxidoreductase, which produces MKIAITGGTGLIGQPLVRALADAGHQVVVLTRHPRPRHRGVSFIEWLTPNSKPEKELEGTDAFIHLAGASINDGRWTHKQKQAILQSRIEGTKEVVRLIKQLKQKPQVVISGSAIGIYGEDRSITYSEETPLPTRTNFLGNVCILWEQEADPIRDLGIRLVTMRTGVVLSNDGGAFPLMKLPYQFGVGGKIGSGEQWVPWIHLDDLVRLFVHIIETDAIEGPVNGTAPTPVTMNEFGKTIAKVMHRPHWIPAPTSMMKLVLGEKSVIVLEGAKVVPTKALQHGFDFRYETLEPALTQLLQDA; this is translated from the coding sequence ATGAAAATCGCAATCACCGGTGGAACCGGGCTCATCGGTCAACCGCTCGTCCGCGCACTAGCCGATGCCGGTCATCAAGTCGTCGTGTTGACTCGTCATCCTCGTCCTCGCCATCGCGGGGTGTCATTTATCGAATGGTTGACACCAAATAGCAAACCAGAAAAAGAACTTGAAGGAACGGATGCTTTCATTCATTTAGCTGGGGCCTCCATCAATGATGGACGATGGACACATAAGCAAAAACAAGCCATCCTTCAAAGTCGAATCGAAGGAACGAAAGAAGTCGTTCGCCTGATTAAACAGTTGAAACAGAAGCCACAAGTCGTCATAAGCGGCTCAGCGATTGGGATATATGGTGAAGACCGCTCCATCACTTATTCGGAAGAAACGCCCTTACCGACGCGGACCAATTTCCTAGGGAATGTATGTATTCTTTGGGAACAAGAAGCCGACCCGATTCGCGACCTTGGCATACGTCTCGTTACCATGCGCACCGGAGTCGTTTTATCAAATGACGGAGGTGCTTTCCCATTAATGAAACTTCCTTATCAGTTCGGGGTCGGTGGTAAAATTGGATCGGGAGAGCAGTGGGTACCCTGGATTCATTTAGATGATCTTGTACGGTTATTCGTGCATATCATCGAAACAGATGCAATCGAAGGTCCCGTAAACGGAACGGCTCCAACACCGGTGACGATGAATGAATTCGGGAAGACGATTGCAAAAGTGATGCATCGTCCACATTGGATTCCCGCACCTACATCAATGATGAAACTCGTTCTCGGTGAGAAAAGTGTCATCGTCCTAGAAGGCGCGAAGGTCGTTCCGACTAAGGCGCTTCAACACGGATTCGATTTTCGATATGAAACACTCGAACCCGCTCTAACACAACTACTACAAGATGCCTAA